A window of the Parambassis ranga chromosome 17, fParRan2.1, whole genome shotgun sequence genome harbors these coding sequences:
- the LOC114449355 gene encoding myosin-7-like has product MGDAAMKEFGAAASFLRKSDKERLEAQTRPFDMKKECFVPDPEVEYVKATISSRDGDKVTAETEFGKTVTVKECDVHPQNPPKFDKIEDMAMFTFLHEPAVLFNLKERYAAWMIYTYSGLFCVTVNPYKWLPVYNQEVVVAYRGKKRSEAPPHIFSISDNAYQYMLSDRENQSILITGESGAGKTVNTKRVIQYFASIAAVPSGKKDPAAEKKGTLEDQIIQANPALEAFGNAKTIRNDNSSRFGKFIRIHFDNRGKLASADIETYLLEKSRVTFQLKAERDYHIFYQILSQAKPELLEMLLITNNPYDYAFISQGETTVASINDSEELMATDEAFDVLGFTQEEKNSIYKLTGAIMHYGNMKFKQKQREEQAEADGTEDADKVAYLMGLNSADLIKGLCHPRVKVGNEWVTKGQNVAQVYYAVGALSKSVYEKMFLWMVMRINQSLDTKQPRQYFIGVLDIAGFEIFDFNTFEQLCINFTNEKLQQFFNHHMFVLEQEEYKKEGIEWTFIDFGMDLQACIDLIEKPMGIMSILEEECMFPKASDATFKAKLYDNHLGKSANFQKPRVVKGKAEAHFSLVHYAGTVDYNINNWLVKNKDPLNETVVALYQKSNLKLLANLFANYAGADSVQESGGKGGKEKKKKGSSFQTVSALHRENLNKLMTNLRSTHPHFVRCIIPNETKTPGAMENPLVMHQLRCNGVLEGIRICRKGFPNRILYGDFKQRYRILNPSAIPEGQFIDNKKASEKLLGSLDIDHNQYKLGHTKVFFKAGLLGLLEEMRDDRLALIITRIQARSRGVLARIEFQKIVERRDALLVIQWNIRSFMGVKNWPWMKMYFKIKPLLKSAETEKEMANMKEEFTKLKEAYAKSEARRKELEEKMVTLLQEKNDLQLQVQAEQDNLCDAEERCEGLIKSKIQLEAKIKELTERLEDEEEMNAELTAKKRKLEDECSELKKDIDDLELTLAKVEKEKHATENKVKNLTEEMAALDEIIAKLTKEKKALQEAHQQTLDDLQSEEDKVNTLTKAKAKLEQQVDDLEGSLEQEKKVRMDLERAKRKLEGDLKLAQESIMDLENDKQQLEERLKKKDFEISQLNGKIEDEQAMSAQLQKKLKELQARIEELEEELEAERAARAKVEKQRADLSRELEEISERLEEAGGATAAQIEMNKKREAEFQKLRRDLEEATLQHEATAATLRKKQADSVADLGEQIDNLQRVKQKLEKEKSELRLELDDVVSNMEQIVKSKNNLEKMCRSLEDQMNEYKTKSEEGQRTINDFTMQKAKLQTENGELARQLEEKNSLVSQLTRGKQSYTQQIEDLKRQLEEEVKAKNALAHAVQSARHDCDLLREQYEEEQEAKGELQRSMSKANSEVAQWRTKYETDAIQRTEELEEAKKKLAQRLQEAEEAVEAVNAKCSSLEKTKHRLQNEIEDLMVDVERSNAAAAALDKKQRNFDKVLAEWKQKYEESQTELESAQKEARSLSTELFKLKNSYEESLEHLETMKRENKNLQEEISDLTEQIGESGKNIHELEKIRKQLEQEKSEIQTALEEAEASLEHEEGKILRVQLEFNQVKADIERKLAEKDEEMEQAKRNQQRIVDTLQSSLEAETRSRNEALRLKKKMEGDLNEMEIQLNQANRLAAEAQKQLKSVHAHLKDAQLQLDESLRANDDLKENIAIVERRNNLLQAELEELRAAVEQTERSRKLAEQELLDVSERVQLLHSQNTSLINQKKKLEADTSQLQTEVEDAVQECRNAEEKAKKAITDAAMMAEELKKEQDTSAHLERMKKNMEQTIKDLQHRLDEAEQIAMKGGKKQVQKLEARVRELENEVENEQRKASDAVKGVRKYERRIKELTYQTEEDRKNLARLQDLVDKLQLKVKSYKKSAEEAEEQANNNLTKFRKIQHELDEAEERADIAESQVNKLRVKSRDVGSKKGLDEE; this is encoded by the exons ATGGGGGATGCTGCAATGAAAGAATTTGGGGCTGCAGCTTCTTTTCTGAGAAAGTCAGACAAGGAGCGTCTAGAAGCCCAAACTCGACCGTTCGACATGAAAAAAGAGTGCTTTGTTCCTGACCCTGAGGTTGAATATGTGAAAGCAACCATAAGTAGTCGCGATGGAGACAAAGTCACTGCTGAAACTGAATTTGGAAAG accgTCACAGTGAAGGAGTGTGATGTACACCCTCAGAACCCGCCAAAGTTTGATAAAATTGAAGACATGGCGATGTTCACCTTCCTCCATGAGCCGGCTGTGCTGTTTAACCTCAAAGAGCGTTATGCAGCATGGATGATTTAC ACCTACTCTGGACTGTTCTGTGTGACTGTCAACCCCTACAAGTGGCTGCCAGTCTACAACCAGGAGGTGGTTGTTGCCTatagaggaaagaagaggagtgAAGCTCCTCCTCATATCTTCTCTATTTCTGACAATGCCTACCAGTACATGCTGTCAG acagagaaaatcagtctATCCTGATCAC TGGAGAATCCGGAGCTGGAAAGACTGTCAACACCAAGCGTGTCATTCAGTACTTTGCCAGTATTGCTGCTGTCCCAAGTGGGAAGAaagatccagcagctgaaaAGAAG GGCACCCTGGAGGATCAAATCATCCAGGCTAACCCTGCCCTGGAGGCCTTTGGTAATGCCAAGACCATCAGGAATGACAACTCATCCAGATTT GGTAAATTCATCCGCATTCATTTTGACAACAGAGGAAAACTGGCCTCTGCTGATATTGAAACAT ATCTTCTGGAAAAATCTCGTGTGACCTTCCAGCTGAAAGCTGAGCGAGATTATCACATTTTCTACCAGATCTTGTCTCAGGCAAAGCCTGAACTCCTAG AAATGCTTCTCATCACCAACAACCCATATGATTATGCCTTCATCTCTCAAGGAGAGACAACAGTGGCCTCTATCAATGATTCTGAAGAGCTTATGGCCACTGAT gAAGCCTTTGATGTGCTGGGCTTCACTCAAGAAGAGAAGAACAGTATCTACAAGTTGACTGGTGCCATCATGCACTATGGTAACATGAAGTttaaacagaagcagagagaagagcaggctgaggctgatgGCACTGAGG ATGCTGACAAAGTAGCTTATCTGATGGGCCTGAACTCTGCTGACCTCATCAAAGGTCTCTGTCACCCAAGAGTCAAAGTAGGGAACGAGTGGGTCACCAAGGGACAAAATGTTGCCCAG GTGTATTATGCTGTTGGTGCGCTGTCTAAGTCAGTGTATGAAAAGATGTTCCTGTGGATGGTAATGAGAATCAACCAGTCCCTGGACACCAAGCAGCCTCGCCAGTACTTCATTGGTGTGCTGGACATTGCTGGCTTTGAGATCTTTGAT TTCAACACCTTTGAGCAGCTCTGCATCAACTTCACCAATGAGAAACTGCAACAGTTTTTCAACCACCACATGTTTGTGCTGGAGCAGGAAGAGTACAAGAAAGAGGGCATTGAATGGACTTTCATTGATTTTGGCATGGACCTGCAGGCCTGCATTGATCTCATTGAAAAG CCCATGGGTATCATGTCCATCCTTGAAGAGGAGTGCATGTTTCCCAAAGCCAGTGATGCCACCTTTAAAGCTAAGCTTTATGACAACCACCTGGGAAAGTCCGCAAACTTCCAGAAGCCCAGAGTTGTCAAAGGAAAAGCAGAGGCCCATTTCTCCCTGGTTCACTATGCTGGAACTGTTGATTATAATATCAACAACTGGCTGGTGAAGAACAAGGATCCTCTAAACGAGACCGTCGTGGCACTGTACCAGAAGTCTAACCTCAAACTGCTTGCTAATCTCTTTGCAAATTATGCTGGAGCTGATTCAG TTCAGGAATCTGGTGGGAAaggtggaaaagaaaaaaagaagaaaggttCATCCTTCCAAACTGTATCAGCTTTACACAGG GAGAACCTGAACAAGCTGATGACCAACTTAAGGTCCACTCACCCTCACTTTGTACGTTGCATCATCCCCAATGAGACCAAGACTCCTGGGGCCATGGAGAACCCTCTGGTGATGCACCAGCTGCGCTGTAACGGTGTGCTGGAAGGCATCAGGATTTGCAGAAAGGGCTTCCCCAACAGGATCCTTTATGGAGATTTCAAGCAGAG ATACCGCATTTTAAATCCAAGTGCAATACCAGAAGGTCAGTTCATCGATAACAAGAAAGCTTCAGAGAAACTTTTGGGCTCTTTGGATATAGACCACAACCAGTACAAACTAGGGCATACCAAG GTATTCTTCAAAGCTGGGTTGCTGGGTCTGCTGGAGGAGATGCGAGATGACCGTTTGGCTCTAATCATCACCAGGATCCAGGCCAGATCTCGAGGTGTTCTAGCAAGAATTGAATTCCAGAAAATTGTAGAACGCAG AGACGCACTTCTGGTGATCCAGTGGAACATCCGTTCCTTTATGGGGGTCAAGAATTGGCCTTGGATGAAGATGTACTTCAAGATAAAACCTCTGCTGAAGTCAGCAgaaactgaaaaagaaatggCCAACATGAAGGAAGAGTTTACCAAACTCAAAGAGGCTTATGCAAAATCTGAAGCCCGTAGAAAAGAACTAGAGGAGAAAATGGTCACTCTTCTCCAAGAGAAGAATGACCTGCAGCTCCAAGTGCAAGCT GAACAAGATAATCTCTGTGATGCTGAGGAAAGATGTGAGGGGCTGATCAAGAGCAAGATTCAGCTGGAGGCCAAAATCAAAGAGCTTACAGAAAGactggaggatgaagaggagatgaATGCTGAACTGACTGCTaagaagaggaagctggaggaTGAGTGCTCTGAGCTGAAGAAGGACATTGATGACTTAGAGTTAACTCTGGCTAAAGTGGAGAAAGAGAAGCATGCCACTGAGAACAAG GTAAAGAACCTGACTGAGGAGATGGCTGCTTTGGATGAAATCATTGCCAAGTTGACCAAGGAAAAGAAAGCCTTACAGGAAGCTCATCAGCAAACACTGGATGACCTGCAGAGTGAAGAAGACAAAGTCAACACTCTAACCAAGGCCAAGGCTAAGCTGGAACAGCAAGTGGATGAT CTTGAAGGGTCActggagcaagaaaagaaagtacGAATGGACCTTGAGAGAGCAAAGAGGAAGCTTGAAGGAGACCTTAAGTTAGCTCAAGAAAGTATCATGGACCTAGAAAATGACAAGCAGCAACTCGAAGAGAGGCTGAAAAA GAAAGATTTTGAAATCAGTCAactgaatggaaagatagaaGATGAACAGGCAATGAGCGCCCAGCTCCAGAAGaaactgaaggagctgcag GCCCGCAttgaggagctggaagaagagCTTGAAGCAGAGAGAGCTGCGCGAGCCAAGGtggagaagcagagagcagaccTGTCCAGAGAACTGGAGGAGATCAgtgagaggctggaggaggctggaggagcAACAGCTGCCCAGATTGAGATGAACAAGAAGAGGGAGGCTGAGTTCCAGAAACTCCGCAGAGACCTTGAAGAGGCCACTCTGCAGCATGAAGCCACTGCTGCCACACTCAGGAAGAAACAAGCTGACAGTGTTGCTGACCTGGGAGAGCAGATAGACAATCTGCAGAGAGTCAAGCAGaaactggagaaggagaagagtgaGCTCAGACTGGAGCTGGATGATGTGGTCTCCAACATGGAGCAGATTGTTAAGTCCAAG AACAACTTGGAGAAAATGTGCAGATCTCTGGAAGACCAGATGAATGAATATAAAACAAAGTCAGAAGAGGGACAGCGTACCATCAATGACTTCACCATGCAGAAAGCAAAGCTTCAAACTGAGAATG GTGAACTTGCAAGGCAGCTTGAGGAGAAGAACTCCCTGGTATCTCAACTCACCAGAGGAAAACAGTCCTACACTCAACAAATTGAAGACCTTAAAAGACAACTAGAGGAAGAAGTCAAG GCCAAGAATGCATTAGCCCATGCAGTGCAGTCTGCTCGTCATGACTGTGACCTGCTCAGAGAGCAgtatgaggaggagcaggaggccaaGGGTGAACTGCAGCGCAGCATGTCCAAGGCCAACTCTGAGGTAGCTCAGTGGAGAACTAAGTACGAAACTGATGCTATCCAGAGGACTGAGGAACTGGAAGAGGCAAA GAAGAAGCTGGCTCAGCGTCTGCAGGAGGCTGAGGAGGCTGTTGAAGCAGTGAATGCTAAATGTTCCTCTCTGGAGAAGACCAAACACAGACTGCAGAATGAGATTGAAGATCTCATGGTGGATGTAGAGAGGTCAaatgctgccgctgctgctctaGACAAGAAGCAAAGAAACTTTGATAAG GTCTTGGCAGAATGGAAGCAGAAATATGAGGAGTCTCAGACTGAGCTGGAGAGTGCTCAGAAAGAAGCTAGGTCTCTGAGCACTGAGCTCTTCAAACTGAAAAACTCCTATGAGGAATCGCTTGAACATCTGGAGACCATGAAGAGAGAGAATAAGAATCTGCAAG AGGAAATTTCTGACCTCACTGAACAAATTGGTGAGAGCGGAAAGAATATTCATGAACTCGAGAAGATTCGAAAACAGTTGGAACAAGAGAAGTCTGAGATACAGACAGCTCTGGAGGAAGCAGAG GCCTCTCTGGAGCATGAGGAAGGGAAGATTCTCCGTGTCCAGCTTGAGTTCAACCAAGTTAAGGCAGACATTGAGCGCAAGCTtgcagagaaagatgaagagatgGAGCAAGCAAAGAGAAACCAACAGCGAATTGTGGACACTCTTCAGAGCTCTCTTGAGGCTGAGACTCGTAGCAGGAATGAGGCCCTCCGcttgaagaagaagatggaaggAGACCTCAATGAGATGGAGATCCAGCTCAACCAGGCCAACAGACTGGCAGCTGAGGCCCAGAAACAGCTCAAGTCTGTCCATGCCCATCTGAAG GATGCGCAActtcaacttgatgagtctctGAGAGCCAATGATGATTTGAAGGAAAACATTGCTATTGTTGAGAGACGCAACAACCTGCTTCAGGCTGaactggaggagctgagggctgcTGTGGAGCAAACTGAGAGAAGCCGCAAACTTGCTGAGCAAGAGCTGCTGGATGTTAGTGAGAGGGTGCAGCTACTGCACTCACAG AACACCAGCCTGATaaaccagaagaagaagctggaggCCGATACATCCCAGCTTCAAACTGAAGTAGAGGATGCAGTGCAGGAATGCAGAAATGCTGAAGAGAAGGCCAAGAAGGCCATTACTGATGCTGCCATGAtggcagaggagctgaagaaggagcaGGACACCAGCGCCCACCTGGAGCGTATGAAGAAGAACATGGAGCAAACCATCAAGGACCTGCAGCACCGTCTGGATGAAGCTGAACAGATCGCCATGAAGGGAGGCAAGAAGCAGGTGCAGAAGCTCGAGGCCAGG GTCCGGGAACTTGAAAATGAAGTGGAAAATGAACAGAGAAAGGCCAGCGATGCTGTAAAGGGAGTGAGAAAGTATGAAAGACGTATCAAGGAGCTCACTTACCAG ACTGAAGAAGACCGTAAAAATTTGGCACGTCTCCAAGATCTGGTggacaagctgcagctgaaggtcAAATCCTACAAAaagtcagcagaggaagct GAGGAACAGGCAAACAATAATCTTACCAAGTTCCGCAAGATTCAGCATGAGCTTGATGAAGCTGAGGAGAGAGCTGACATTGCTGAGTCTCAGGTCAACAAGCTGCGTGTCAAGAGCCGCGATGTGGGGTCAAAG aaagGACTTGATGAAGAATGA